From the genome of Tsukamurella pulmonis:
CGCTGCCGCTGACAGTCAGGTCGTGGCTCGTCCGCATCATCGCGCTGCTCGTGTTCGTCGGCGTGTGGTGGGTGGTGAGCGGGCTGCGCCTGATCGACGAGACCTTCCTCCCGACCCCGAAGGCGGTCTGGGACGCCGCCGTCCGCGCGAGCACCTGGCACCAGGTGGCGCCCGGTGTGCCGCGCGAGGTGCTCGGTGAGCAGAACTACTTCCTCTGGGAGCACCTCGTCGCCAGCCTGCAGCGGATCTTCGCGGGCGTCGGAGCGGCGATCATCGTCGGTCCGCTCCTCGGCTTCGCGATGGGCACCTCGAAGACTGTCAACACCATCATCGAGCCGTACCTGAACTTCCTGCGCGCGCTGCCGCCGCTGGGCTACATCGGCCTGCTCATCGTGTGGTTCGGCATCGGCGACACGTCGAAGATCTGGCTGCTCTTCCTCGCGGCCTTCCCCGCCATCGCGATCTCCACGGTGAACGGCGTGCAGGGCGTCAGCCAGGATCAGATCAACGCCGCGCGGGCGCTCGGCGCGAACCGGTTGCAGACCATCCGCGGCGTCATCGTCCCGGCCACGCTGCCCGAGGTCATCAACGGCATCCGCATCGCCGTCGGGTTCGCCTGGACCACCGTGGTCGCGGCGGAGCTCAACAACGGCATCCCTGGCATCGGCGGCCTCGCCTACCTCGCCGGCCAGCAGCTCAACACCCCGTTGACCATCGCCTGCATCATCGTCATCGGTGTCACGGCGCTGCTGCTCGACTCGCTCATCAAGTGGATCGGCCTGCTGGCCGTCCCGTGGAAGGGGAAGGCATGAACTGCCTGAAGCGCCTCGCGCGCACGGCGCTGGTGGTCGGCACCGTCGGCCTCACCCTGACCGGCTGCCTCGTCGAATCCGGCCGGCCCGAGCAGTCCCGCTCCATCGGCGGGGCGACGGCGTGCCCGGTCGAACCGGACCCGACGGTGACGGGGACCGTGCGGATCGGCTGGCAGGAGATCCCGAACGGGGACCTGATCGTCAAGGACACGGGGCTGCTCAAGACCTGCCTGCCGAACGTGAACGTCGTGTGGAGCAAGTTCGCCTCCGGCGGCGACGTGATCCAGGCGTTCGGCGCCAACAGCCTCGACGTGGGCCTGCTCGGCAGCGCTCCCGCCGCGAAGGCGCTCAGCGCACCGCTGAACATCGACATGAAGGTCATCTGGATCCAGGATCGGATCGGCGCCGCCGAATCGCTGGTCGCGAAGGACCCGGCGATCAGGACCGTCGCCGACCTCAAGGGCAAGCGGATCGCCGTGCCCTTCGCCTCGACCGCGCACTACAGCCTGCTCACCGCCCTGGACAAGGCCGGCGTCACCGACGCGCGGGTCATCAACCTGGCCCCGGACGCCATCCGCGGCGCGTGGGGCGGCGGGCAGATCGACGCCACCTACATCTGGGAGCCCACGCTGAGCCAGCTGGGAGGAACCGTCCTGACGGACAGTGCGAAGGTCGCCGAGCAGGGTGCCCCCACCTACGACCTCGAGGGCGCCCGCGGCGACTTCGTGAAGAACAACCCGGCCTTCCTCAAGGCCTGGACCGCGGCACAGGGCTGGGCGGCGAACCTGCTGAACACCGACCCGAACAAGGCCGCCGAGCACATCGCCGGCCAGCTCGGCGTGCCACTGGACCAGGTGCTCACGCAGGTCAAGGGCTACGCCTACTTCGACGCGAAGACCCAGGGCGGCGCCGACCACCTCGGCGGCCAGCTCGGCGCCGACCTCCGCCGGACCGCAGAGTTCCTGCTCCAGCAGGGGCAGGTCCAGGGCGTCGCGCCGGCGCAGCACTACACCGACGGCGTCTACGCCACAGCCGCACAGGGGGTATCGAAGTGACGGGGACCGAACGCGTCGAGCTGACCGGGCTCGGCAAGACCTACGACACCGCGAGCGGACAGACCGTCGCGCTGCAACCGACCGACCTCACCATCGAGCCCGGCGAGTTCGTCTCCATCGTCGGGCCCTCGGGCTGCGGCAAGACGACGCTGCTGCGGCTCATCGCCGGCTTCGAGGAACCCACGGAGGGCGTCGTCGAGGTCGGCGGCGCGCGGGTCACGGCACCGTCGGCCGACCGCGGCGTGGTCTTCCAGGCCCCCACCCTGTACCCGTGGCTGACGGTGCGCGGCAACGTCGAGTTCGGCCCCAAGGTGAGCGGCGTGGGCAAGGCCGAGCGCCGGGGGCAGGCGCAGAAGCTGCTCGACCTCGTGGGGCTCGGCGACTTCGGCGACAAGCGGCCCTACGAGCTCTCGGGCGGCATGCAGCAGCGCGCGCAGATCGCCCGCGTCCTGGTCAACGACCCGGCGATCGTGCTCATGGACGAGCCCTACGGCGCGCTCGACGCACTCACCCGCGAGCGCCTGCAGGTGGACCTGCTCACGATCTGGCGCGAGGCGGGCAAGACCATCGTCTTCATCACCCACTCGGTGGAGGAGGCGGTGTTCCTCAGCACCCGAGTCCTGGTGATGAGCGCCCGCCCGGGCCGCGTGGTGATCGACCGGAAGGTGGAGCTGCCGGGCGACGGTCCGGACACGGTGCGCGATCCGTCGGTGACCGCTTCGCCCGAGTTCCAAGCCCTGCGTTCGGAGCTCGCCGCCGCGATCTACGCGGCCCACGGCTGAACCTCAGCGGGAGCACAGGTCACCCGGCGTAGTCTGGCAGCCGTGGTGAGTGCCCCCAAACTGCCCGTATCGCTGCCGACCGGGCCGGCCCGCAAGCTGTTCGCCCCGGCCTACGCGCTCTACGAGCGACGGCTGGTCAGTGAGCTCACCGCCTCGTACCGCGACGGCGCGCAACGGCCGCGGCACGTCGCGGTGCTCTGCGACGGCAACCGGCGCTGGGCCCGCGCCGCCGGGTTCAGCGACGTGAGCCACGGCTACCGCATGGGGGCCAAGAAGATCGCCGAGATGCTCGAGTGGTGCGACGAGGCCGGGATCGAGCTCGCCACCATCTACCTGCTCTCGACCGAGAACCTGCGCCGCGATCCCGACGAGCTCGCAGCCCTGCTCGAGATCATCACCGACGTGGTCGAGGAGATCTCCGGCCCGGACAAGAACTGGTCGGTCAAGATCGTCGGCGCGATGGACCTGCTGCCGCCCGACGCCGCCCGCCGGCTCACCGCGGCGGCCGAGGGCACCGAGGGCCGCACCGGTACCCACGTCAACGTGGCCGTCGGGTACGGCGGGCGCAAGGAGATCGTCGACGCCGTGCAGTCGCTGCTGCGCGCGCGCATCGCCGAGGGGATGACGGCGGAGGAGCTCGTCGACGCGGTCACCGTCGAGGGGATCGACCAGCACCTCTACACCAAGGGGCAGCCCGATCCCGACCTCGTCATCCGCACGTCGGGTGAGCAGCGGCTCTCCGGCTTCCTGCTCTGGCAGAGCGCGTACAGCGAGATCTGGTTCACCGAGGCCTACTGGCCCGAGTTCCGCCGCGTCGACTTCCTGCGCGCGCTGCGCGACTACGCCGCCCGGCACCGTCGCTTCGGCGCGTAGCGCCCGGCTGCCCCATCCGCCCTGCGCCGACCGACCGCGTGAGCGGCGCCGGCGACGTTCCTATCACTGAAGCCTGGTGACGCGCGCCACAGCCTGATACGATTTCGTCAATAGTCGTAACAGGGAGGTTCGAATGACGGAACTCGCAGAGCGTGCATCGACGGCGGCGCCGGAACGCTACGGGCCCGCATCGCGGTTCATCGACCCGTTGGGGCTCGGCGCCACCGCGGCCGGGCAATGGGCGTTCCTGCCCATCAACGGCGCCGCGTTCGTGATGCAGCTGATGCATCCCGTGATCGGCGACATCGTCGGGGAGTTCAGCGTGGCGTACACCGACCCGGTGGGGCGGGCGATCCGGTCGATGGACTCCGTGCAGCGCTGGTACTTCGGCGAGGATGCGGCGATCGAGGAGGGCTATCGGCTGCGCGCCCAGCACCAGCCGCTCCAGATGCGCAACGCGGAGGGCAGGCACATCAGTGCCCTGGACCCGGAGGCCTACGCCTGGGTGATCGGCACGGGTGTTCTGACCGGGCTCGACTCGCTGCCGCGTTCGCTGGGCCGGCGCCTCACCGCGGCGGAGGTCGACGAGCTGTTCGCGGAGTCGAAGAAGATCGCCGATATCGTCCAGGTGCCCGACGGGCGGATCCCGTGGGAGCCCGCCGCGTTCGAGCGGTACATCGACGGCATGCTGCCGAAGCTGATCGCGCACCCCGGCGCGGTGCGCTTCCTCGAGGACTTCGCGCACGGCAATCCGCCGCTGCCGCCCGAGGCGGGCCCCTTCCTGCGCGCCGTCGAGCCGCTGCTCAGGCCCGCGGGGATGACGGTCAACCGGGCCGTCTACCTGCTCACCGTCGGGGTGCTGCGGCCCGAGGTCCGCGAGATCCTCGGCGTGGGATGGAGCCGTCGCGAGGAGCTGGGCTACCGCGCGGCGACCGCCGCGATCCGGCAGGCGTACAAGGTGATCCCGGAGCGCGTGGGCTACACGCCGCTCGCGTACCACTCCCGCGCCCGGGCCCGCGCGCTGCGCGCCATGCAGCGTCGCGACCTGCCCGATTTCACGGCCTTCCGGCGCGAGCGCACGCCCGCCCAGCTCGCGCAGGCGCCCGCCGCGCGCTGCCCGTTCGGCTGAGCCGGGGCGACCGGAGTCACTGCACCAGGGGGACGAGGGCCGTGCGCGCGTAGGCGCGCGCGGCCTCGTCGTCGTCCAGGTCGAACGGGGCGGGGGAGACGACGAAGCAGGCCGTGGTGAGCCGGACGAGAGCGTCGGCGCGGACGTCGGCCGCATCGCCCGGCATCGTCCCCGCCTCCTGCTCCCGCACGATCATGCCGCGGATGAATCCGATGCCGTGCCGCACCGTGTCGAGGCGCTCGTCGGCGAACAACTCCGCCCGCTCCCGCGGGTCGGACGGCAGCAGCCCGCGGCCCGCACGACAGCACAGCACGAAGACCTCCTGGATCCGCGTGGGGATGTCGGGCGTCGTCGCGACCACCTCGGCCGTCTGCGCGAACAACCGGCCCAGGCTCCACGCCAGTGCGGCCGCCAGGATGTCGTCCTTGGAACCGAGCCTGCGGAACAGGGTCATCCGGCTCGATCCCGCCTCCGCGGCGATCTTGTCCACCGTCACGTGCCGGGTGCCCTCCCGGCTGAGCACCCGCAGCGCCGCCCGGTAGACGTGCGCGTCGGCGTCGCCGACGTCCGCGCGGGCGCCCGCCTGCAGCAGCAGGTCGGGCAGCGAGGCTCCGGGGCGGGTCATGACAGTCGATCGTAGGCGGGGCGCGCGGCGGGCGGGGCCGCTCAGAGCTTGCGCAGGCGCACGCGGTTGATCGAGTGGTCGGAGTCCTTGCGCAGCACCAGGGTCGCGCGCGGGCGCGTGGGCAGGATGTTCTGCACCAGGTTGGGGCGGTTGATGCCCGCCCAGATACCCTCGGCGCGATCGCGCGCCTCGACGTCGGAGAGCCCGGCGTAGTGGTGGAAGTGCGACGCCGGGTCCGCGAACGAGGTGGTCCGCATCGACAGGAACCGGTCGACGTACCAGCGCTCGATGTCCTCGATCCGCGCGTCCACGTACACCGAGAAGTCGAACAGGTCCGAGACCATGAGCCGCGGTCCCGTCTGCAGCACGTTCAGGCCCTCGACGATGAGGATGTCGGGCCGGCGGACGTGGATGGACTCGTCCGGGACGATGTCGTAGAGCTGGTGCGAGTACATCGGGGCGGTCGCGTCCTCCGCGCCCGATTTCACGGCGGTGACGAACCGCAGCAGGGCGCGGCGGTCGTACGACTCCGGGAAGCCCTTGCGGTGCATGATCCCCCGCCGCTCCAGCTCCGCCGTCGGGTAGAGGAAGCCGTCGGTGGTCACCAGGTCCACCCGCGGGTGCGAGTCCCACCGGGCGAGCAGCGCCTGCAGCACGCGGGCCGTCGTCGACTTGCCGACCGCGACCGAGCCCGCCACGCCGATCACGAACGGGACCTGTGCGTCGTGCCGCTGCTCGCCGAGGAAGGTCGCGGTCGCGGCGTAGAGGCGCTGGCGCGCGGCGACCTGCAGGTGGATCAGGCGGGAGACGGGCAGGTAGACCTCGGCGACCTCGGCCAGGTCGATCTGCTCGCCCAGGCCGCGCAGGTCGGAGAGATCCTCCTCGGTCAGCGACAGGGGAGTGGACTGCCGGAGCTCGCGCCACTGCGTGCGGTCGAGCTCGATGTACGGGCTCGGTTCGCTCACCGGACTGCGCTCCCCGCGTCGGACATGGGTTCTAGTCTGGCACGCATGGAGGAACTGAGCGTCACCGACCGTTACCTGCGGCTGGGCCTGCGGTTCGACCGCATCGAAACCGGTTTCGTGGACGCGTACTTCGGCGATCCGGCGCACCGTCGCGCGGTGGAGGCCGAGGACGCGCCCGAACCCGCCCGCCTGGCGGCCGAGGCGCGGGCCCTGCTGCGCGATCTGGAGGCGGAGACCTCCCTGAGCCCGCAGCGGCGCGAGTTCCTGATCGGGCACGTCGCCGCGCTCGAGTGCTCGGCCCGGAAGTTCGACGGTGCGCCGATCGGCTTCGTCGACGAGGTGAAGGCCTACTTCGACGTCGACATCGCGCTGGGGGACACCGCCGATTACGAGGCGGCGCACGCCCGGCTCGACGAGCTGCTCCCGGGCTCCGGCCCGCTGCAGCCGCGCATGCAGGCGCAGCGGGAGCGGTTCGCGGTCCCGGCCGAGCGGGTGCCCGAGGTGGTCGACGCGCTGGCCGGTGCGCTGCGCGACGTCGTGCGCGAGCGCTACCCGCTGCCGGAGGCGGAGACGGTGGCCTTCGAGATCGAGCACGACAAGCCCTGGTCGGGGTTCAACTACTACCTCGGCGACTACCGCTCCCGGGTCGCGGTCAACGGCGACCTGCCGCAGTACCTGTCGTCGCTGCCGCACCTCATCGCGCACGAGGCCTACCCCGGCCACCACACCGAGCACTGCCGCAAGGAGCAGCTGCTCGTCGCGGGGGAGAACCAGCCGGAGCAGACCATCTTCCTGGTGAACACGCCGCAGTGCCTCATGGCGGAGGGCCTGGCGGACCATGCGCTGCGCGCCGCGATCGGCCCCGGTTGGGGCGCGTGGGCGCGGGAGATCTACGCCGACCTCGGCCTGAGCTTCGACGGGGAACTGGCCGAGGCGATCGCGGAGGCCTCGTCGGGCCTGCTGCACGTGCGGCAGGACGCGGCACTGCTGCTGCACGACCGGCACGCGAGCGAGGACGAGGTGGCCGGCTACCTGCAGCGCTGGGCGCTCATGGCGGAGCGCAGTGCTCGGCAGTCGCTGCGCTTCGTCGGCTCGCCGCTGTGGCGGGCCTACATCTCCACCTACGTCGAGGGCTACGCCCTGCTCGGCGAATGGCTCGACCGGGCGGAGTCCGGGCCCGCCAGGCTGGACCGCTTCGGCAGGCTGCTCGACGAGCCCCTCACCCCGTCTGCGCTGCGGCGCGAGCTCGCGGCTTAGGATGAGCACATGAGCGAAAACAGCGTGAACTCCGCGTCCCTCGCCGAACTCGATCCCGAGGTCGCCGCCGCCATGAACGGCGAGCTCGCGCGGCAGCGCGACACGCTGGAGATGATCGCCTCGGAGAACTTCGTGCCGCGCGCCGTGCTGCAGGCGCAGGGTTCCGTGCTCACCAACAAGTACGCCGAGGGCTACCCCGGCCGCCGCTACTACGGCGGCTGCGAGTACGTCGACGTGGTCGAGGACCTGGCTCGCAACCGCGCCAAGGAGCTCTTCGGCGCCGAGTTCGCCAACGTCCAGCCGCACGCCGGCGCGCAGGCCAACGCAGCCGTGCTGCAGGCGCTCATGGAGCCGGGCGAAACCCTGATGGGCCTCGACCTCGCGCACGGCGGCCACCTCACGCACGGCATGCGCCTGAACTTCTCCGGCAAGCTCTACGAGAACGTCTTCTACGGCGTGTCCAAGGAGGACCACCGCGTCGACATGGACGAGGTGCGCAAGATCGCCCTCGACTCCAAGCCGAAGGTGATCGTCGCCGGCTGGTCCGCCTACCCGCGCCACCTCGACTTCGCGGCCTTCCGCTCCATCGCCGACGAGGTGGGCGCCCACCTCTGGGTCGACATGGCGCACTTCGCCGGCCTCGTCGCCGCCGGCCTGCACCCGAGCCCCGTCCCGCACGCCGACGTGGTCAGCTCGACGGTGCACAAGACCCTCGGCGGCCCCCGCTCCGGCATCATCCTGGCGAAGCAGGAGTGGGCCAAGAAGCTCAACTCCGCGGTCTTCCCCGGCCAGCAGGGCGGCCCGCTCATGCACGTCATCGCCGCCAAGGCCGTCGCGCTCAAGGTCGCGGGCACGGAGGAGTTCCGCGCGAAGCAGCAGCGCACGCTCGACGGTGCCAAGATCCTCGCCGAGCGCCTGAACGGCAAGGACGTGGCCGACGCCGGCGTCACCGTCCTCACCGGCGGCACCGACGTGCACCTCGTGCTCGTCGACCTGCGCAACAGCGACCTCGACGGCCAGCAGGCCGAGGACCTCCTCCACGAGGTCGGCATCACCGTCAACCGCAACGCCGTGCCCTTCGACCCGCGTCCGCCGATGGTCACCTCGGGCCTGCGGATCGGCACCGCCGCCCTGGCCAGCCGCGGCTTCGGCGAGAAGGAGTTCACCGAGGTCGCCGACATCATCGGCACCGCGTTGGCGCAGGGCAAGGCCGCCGACACGGCCGCGCTGCGCGCCCGCGTGTCGGCGCTGGCGCTCGAGGTCCCGCTGTACGAGGGCCTCGAGGACTGGGGTCTCCTCTCTCGCTGAACCCCGGTTCCGGGTTCTCCGCGACACGGTGACCCGCCCCCACCTGGGATTTGAGTGCCGGGTGGGAGCTGCCTTACAGTGTCCGGGTGACTTCCAGCGTTTCCGACGACCTGACCCTCGCCATCGACAAGGCGCTCCCGGACATCCGGGCCGCGTACGTCGAGGCGGGTGACGCGTGGCAGCCGCACGACTACGTTCCGTGGGACGACGGCCGCAACTACGCCTTCCTCGGCGGCGAGGACTTCGTGCCCTCCGACGTCAAGGTCGATGCGGTGGTCAGCAACGGGCTCATCCTGGGCCTGCTCACCAAGGACCACCTGCCGTCCTTCCACCGCCTGTTGGCGCAGCACCACCTCATCGAGTCGGACTGGGGCAAGTTCGTCGGCCACTGGACCGCCGAGGAGAACCGCCACGGCATCGCCCTGCGCGACCACGTCGTCGTGAGCCGCACGTGCGATGTCGAGCAGCTCGAGATGTGGCGCCTCGAGGCGGTGACCCGCGGTTACCGCCAGTACGAGGGCACCCGCGAGGAGATCCAGATCGCCGAGCAGATCGCCATGGTGATCGTGCACGAGGCGCTCTCCGCCGACTACTTCGACCGCCTCGCGGACTACGCCGAGAAGGCCGAGGGCACGCCCGCCGGCCTGGTCACCACGCTGCGCAAGGTCGCCGCCGACGACCGCGTGCAGCAGCAGTACTGGACCGAGCTGCTCGACGTCGCGCTGGACGTCAACGAGGGCCACACCAAGGACGCGCTGCTCGGCCAGGCGCGCGCCGTCTCGCCCATCGGCGCCGAGACCGCCGACGGCCTGGACGAGGCGCGCCGCATCGTCACCGAGGCCGGGATCAGCTCGCCCGAGCGGGACCGTGAGATCCTGAACGGCCTTCTCGCGAAGTGGGACCTCGCGCTCTGAGAACGGGCATCCAGCCGTAACGAACTGTTCACGAACGCGCCGCGCAGCCTCCGGGCAGCGCGGCGCGTTCGGCGTT
Proteins encoded in this window:
- a CDS encoding ABC transporter permease, producing MAGEPPLLRVKNAVIEPLPLTVRSWLVRIIALLVFVGVWWVVSGLRLIDETFLPTPKAVWDAAVRASTWHQVAPGVPREVLGEQNYFLWEHLVASLQRIFAGVGAAIIVGPLLGFAMGTSKTVNTIIEPYLNFLRALPPLGYIGLLIVWFGIGDTSKIWLLFLAAFPAIAISTVNGVQGVSQDQINAARALGANRLQTIRGVIVPATLPEVINGIRIAVGFAWTTVVAAELNNGIPGIGGLAYLAGQQLNTPLTIACIIVIGVTALLLDSLIKWIGLLAVPWKGKA
- a CDS encoding ABC transporter substrate-binding protein is translated as MNCLKRLARTALVVGTVGLTLTGCLVESGRPEQSRSIGGATACPVEPDPTVTGTVRIGWQEIPNGDLIVKDTGLLKTCLPNVNVVWSKFASGGDVIQAFGANSLDVGLLGSAPAAKALSAPLNIDMKVIWIQDRIGAAESLVAKDPAIRTVADLKGKRIAVPFASTAHYSLLTALDKAGVTDARVINLAPDAIRGAWGGGQIDATYIWEPTLSQLGGTVLTDSAKVAEQGAPTYDLEGARGDFVKNNPAFLKAWTAAQGWAANLLNTDPNKAAEHIAGQLGVPLDQVLTQVKGYAYFDAKTQGGADHLGGQLGADLRRTAEFLLQQGQVQGVAPAQHYTDGVYATAAQGVSK
- a CDS encoding ABC transporter ATP-binding protein, with product MTGTERVELTGLGKTYDTASGQTVALQPTDLTIEPGEFVSIVGPSGCGKTTLLRLIAGFEEPTEGVVEVGGARVTAPSADRGVVFQAPTLYPWLTVRGNVEFGPKVSGVGKAERRGQAQKLLDLVGLGDFGDKRPYELSGGMQQRAQIARVLVNDPAIVLMDEPYGALDALTRERLQVDLLTIWREAGKTIVFITHSVEEAVFLSTRVLVMSARPGRVVIDRKVELPGDGPDTVRDPSVTASPEFQALRSELAAAIYAAHG
- a CDS encoding isoprenyl transferase, with the protein product MFAPAYALYERRLVSELTASYRDGAQRPRHVAVLCDGNRRWARAAGFSDVSHGYRMGAKKIAEMLEWCDEAGIELATIYLLSTENLRRDPDELAALLEIITDVVEEISGPDKNWSVKIVGAMDLLPPDAARRLTAAAEGTEGRTGTHVNVAVGYGGRKEIVDAVQSLLRARIAEGMTAEELVDAVTVEGIDQHLYTKGQPDPDLVIRTSGEQRLSGFLLWQSAYSEIWFTEAYWPEFRRVDFLRALRDYAARHRRFGA
- a CDS encoding oxygenase MpaB family protein; translation: MTELAERASTAAPERYGPASRFIDPLGLGATAAGQWAFLPINGAAFVMQLMHPVIGDIVGEFSVAYTDPVGRAIRSMDSVQRWYFGEDAAIEEGYRLRAQHQPLQMRNAEGRHISALDPEAYAWVIGTGVLTGLDSLPRSLGRRLTAAEVDELFAESKKIADIVQVPDGRIPWEPAAFERYIDGMLPKLIAHPGAVRFLEDFAHGNPPLPPEAGPFLRAVEPLLRPAGMTVNRAVYLLTVGVLRPEVREILGVGWSRREELGYRAATAAIRQAYKVIPERVGYTPLAYHSRARARALRAMQRRDLPDFTAFRRERTPAQLAQAPAARCPFG
- a CDS encoding TetR/AcrR family transcriptional regulator; this encodes MTRPGASLPDLLLQAGARADVGDADAHVYRAALRVLSREGTRHVTVDKIAAEAGSSRMTLFRRLGSKDDILAAALAWSLGRLFAQTAEVVATTPDIPTRIQEVFVLCCRAGRGLLPSDPRERAELFADERLDTVRHGIGFIRGMIVREQEAGTMPGDAADVRADALVRLTTACFVVSPAPFDLDDDEAARAYARTALVPLVQ
- the coaA gene encoding type I pantothenate kinase, whose amino-acid sequence is MSEPSPYIELDRTQWRELRQSTPLSLTEEDLSDLRGLGEQIDLAEVAEVYLPVSRLIHLQVAARQRLYAATATFLGEQRHDAQVPFVIGVAGSVAVGKSTTARVLQALLARWDSHPRVDLVTTDGFLYPTAELERRGIMHRKGFPESYDRRALLRFVTAVKSGAEDATAPMYSHQLYDIVPDESIHVRRPDILIVEGLNVLQTGPRLMVSDLFDFSVYVDARIEDIERWYVDRFLSMRTTSFADPASHFHHYAGLSDVEARDRAEGIWAGINRPNLVQNILPTRPRATLVLRKDSDHSINRVRLRKL
- a CDS encoding DUF885 domain-containing protein, producing the protein MEELSVTDRYLRLGLRFDRIETGFVDAYFGDPAHRRAVEAEDAPEPARLAAEARALLRDLEAETSLSPQRREFLIGHVAALECSARKFDGAPIGFVDEVKAYFDVDIALGDTADYEAAHARLDELLPGSGPLQPRMQAQRERFAVPAERVPEVVDALAGALRDVVRERYPLPEAETVAFEIEHDKPWSGFNYYLGDYRSRVAVNGDLPQYLSSLPHLIAHEAYPGHHTEHCRKEQLLVAGENQPEQTIFLVNTPQCLMAEGLADHALRAAIGPGWGAWAREIYADLGLSFDGELAEAIAEASSGLLHVRQDAALLLHDRHASEDEVAGYLQRWALMAERSARQSLRFVGSPLWRAYISTYVEGYALLGEWLDRAESGPARLDRFGRLLDEPLTPSALRRELAA
- the glyA gene encoding serine hydroxymethyltransferase — protein: MSENSVNSASLAELDPEVAAAMNGELARQRDTLEMIASENFVPRAVLQAQGSVLTNKYAEGYPGRRYYGGCEYVDVVEDLARNRAKELFGAEFANVQPHAGAQANAAVLQALMEPGETLMGLDLAHGGHLTHGMRLNFSGKLYENVFYGVSKEDHRVDMDEVRKIALDSKPKVIVAGWSAYPRHLDFAAFRSIADEVGAHLWVDMAHFAGLVAAGLHPSPVPHADVVSSTVHKTLGGPRSGIILAKQEWAKKLNSAVFPGQQGGPLMHVIAAKAVALKVAGTEEFRAKQQRTLDGAKILAERLNGKDVADAGVTVLTGGTDVHLVLVDLRNSDLDGQQAEDLLHEVGITVNRNAVPFDPRPPMVTSGLRIGTAALASRGFGEKEFTEVADIIGTALAQGKAADTAALRARVSALALEVPLYEGLEDWGLLSR
- a CDS encoding acyl-ACP desaturase — encoded protein: MTSSVSDDLTLAIDKALPDIRAAYVEAGDAWQPHDYVPWDDGRNYAFLGGEDFVPSDVKVDAVVSNGLILGLLTKDHLPSFHRLLAQHHLIESDWGKFVGHWTAEENRHGIALRDHVVVSRTCDVEQLEMWRLEAVTRGYRQYEGTREEIQIAEQIAMVIVHEALSADYFDRLADYAEKAEGTPAGLVTTLRKVAADDRVQQQYWTELLDVALDVNEGHTKDALLGQARAVSPIGAETADGLDEARRIVTEAGISSPERDREILNGLLAKWDLAL